In Acinetobacter pittii, one genomic interval encodes:
- a CDS encoding NirD/YgiW/YdeI family stress tolerance protein, whose product MKKILLTALAGCALLGSNAVMAKPDAALLKEATKNVVAVSKIKTLADEAGVTLTGTIVKHIAGDHFELKDATGSIIIDIDDDLWKPLQLKAGDKVRVVGEVDKHRVKPTDIEVFQIERVK is encoded by the coding sequence ATGAAAAAAATACTTTTAACAGCATTGGCTGGATGTGCTTTATTAGGTAGTAATGCTGTGATGGCTAAACCAGATGCTGCTTTATTAAAAGAAGCGACAAAGAATGTAGTCGCAGTATCTAAAATAAAAACTTTAGCTGATGAAGCTGGGGTAACTTTAACAGGAACTATTGTAAAGCATATTGCTGGTGATCATTTTGAGCTCAAAGATGCAACTGGTTCCATCATTATTGATATCGATGATGACTTATGGAAGCCTTTACAGTTAAAAGCAGGGGATAAAGTCCGTGTGGTGGGAGAGGTAGATAAGCATAGAGTTAAACCTACCGATATTGAAGTTTTTCAGATTGAACGAGTTAAATAA
- the yhbS gene encoding N-acetyltransferase, producing MNIIIRDEQDKDIEAIEKLTKAAFENAEHTSHTEHFIVNSLRTHGQLIISLVAIEDGSIIGHVAISPVQISSGEIGWYGLGPISVHPAKQGRGIGSLLMNKSLEKLKKLEAQGCVLLGDPSYYNRFGFKNYPELILPDVPSEYFQALTFSGNIPKANVAYHEAFNATQ from the coding sequence ATGAATATTATTATTCGTGATGAGCAAGATAAAGATATTGAAGCGATAGAAAAACTAACAAAAGCAGCTTTTGAAAATGCTGAGCACACAAGTCATACCGAACATTTTATTGTTAATAGTTTAAGAACTCACGGTCAACTCATTATTTCTCTAGTGGCAATTGAAGATGGCTCTATTATTGGCCATGTTGCCATTTCACCCGTTCAAATAAGTTCAGGTGAAATAGGTTGGTATGGTTTAGGTCCTATTTCTGTTCACCCCGCTAAACAAGGTCGTGGTATTGGCTCACTCCTCATGAATAAATCATTGGAAAAATTAAAAAAACTCGAAGCACAAGGATGTGTTTTATTAGGTGATCCAAGCTATTACAACAGATTTGGTTTTAAAAATTATCCTGAGCTAATTCTGCCTGATGTACCGAGTGAGTATTTTCAAGCTCTAACTTTCTCCGGCAATATTCCAAAAGCGAATGTTGCATATCATGAGGCATTTAATGCGACACAATAA
- a CDS encoding OmpW/AlkL family protein: MKKRVIKIAIVSSLSVITSMSYAEGFKRFSVSAGWLHVMPQGKANPFNINTAVKNGTAAKVGTISTTSFLNSVDPNATEVDLGGGVFNQKEFLDLVLKEKSMREIILDADGNIKPEVSGIATVRGIENWQQNDAGLEVDDVDTLGLTFNYYLNDNVSLQFIGGIPPKVDVKGKGEILAPLSGVAMSPFDLVKYLFPNGIALGQAIPITNLGNKSKAASIRAWTPTIEAQYQFGRSGVNKFRPYIGAGLMYAHFNDIKLNDGIHSDLVSAGHMIQNVLDGKAGAALDRKESSGKMVVNVDTDDAIAPIFTAGFTYDFNDSWYTVASVSYAKLNNKAQIDVVNQNTGTRLIHATTKVDIDPLITYLGVGYRF; encoded by the coding sequence ATGAAAAAAAGAGTAATAAAAATAGCAATAGTGAGCTCATTATCTGTAATAACAAGCATGAGTTATGCGGAAGGATTTAAAAGATTCTCTGTATCTGCTGGATGGTTACATGTAATGCCACAAGGTAAAGCTAATCCGTTTAATATTAATACCGCTGTTAAAAATGGAACTGCTGCTAAAGTTGGCACTATTTCAACAACAAGCTTTTTAAACTCTGTTGATCCAAATGCCACAGAGGTAGATTTGGGCGGCGGAGTCTTTAATCAAAAAGAATTTCTAGACCTGGTTCTCAAAGAGAAGTCTATGCGAGAAATTATTCTTGATGCAGATGGCAATATTAAACCTGAAGTTTCAGGTATTGCGACGGTTCGAGGAATCGAAAACTGGCAACAAAATGATGCAGGGCTTGAAGTTGATGATGTAGATACGTTGGGATTAACCTTTAACTATTATCTGAATGATAATGTGTCTTTACAATTTATTGGCGGAATTCCACCTAAAGTGGACGTTAAAGGTAAAGGAGAAATCTTAGCGCCATTAAGTGGAGTCGCCATGTCTCCGTTTGACTTGGTAAAATACCTTTTTCCGAATGGGATTGCCTTGGGTCAAGCGATTCCAATTACTAACTTAGGAAATAAATCTAAAGCGGCATCTATTCGAGCCTGGACACCTACGATAGAAGCACAATACCAATTTGGTAGAAGCGGAGTAAATAAGTTTAGACCTTATATTGGTGCGGGCTTAATGTATGCTCATTTTAATGATATTAAACTTAATGATGGAATTCACTCTGATTTAGTCTCCGCAGGTCATATGATTCAAAATGTCTTAGATGGTAAAGCTGGAGCGGCTTTAGATCGAAAAGAGTCGAGCGGAAAAATGGTGGTTAATGTCGATACAGATGATGCAATAGCCCCTATTTTTACTGCTGGTTTTACCTATGATTTTAATGACTCATGGTATACGGTTGCTTCAGTATCATATGCAAAACTAAACAACAAAGCACAAATTGATGTAGTTAATCAAAATACTGGGACTCGCTTAATACATGCAACAACAAAAGTTGATATTGATCCGCTGATTACCTATTTAGGGGTAGGGTATCGATTCTAA
- a CDS encoding PPC domain-containing protein, translating into MKKIIKTLFLTSLISMTSFTIYAKNIEQKVNFLQGSPHTNLTGKFQGYNDVRYRIYAKKGQILKFDINSLGNLAYINIFAPGTKPGKDTALLIGSTVGFKGELILPADGDYIIQVYQMRNSARKNKTVKYNLDLELLNKVKK; encoded by the coding sequence TTGAAAAAAATCATTAAAACTTTATTTTTAACATCATTAATCTCAATGACTTCATTTACTATTTATGCAAAAAATATTGAACAAAAAGTTAATTTTTTACAAGGTTCACCGCATACTAATTTAACTGGAAAATTTCAGGGCTATAATGATGTGCGGTATAGAATTTATGCAAAAAAAGGTCAAATATTAAAGTTTGATATTAATAGTCTTGGTAATTTAGCCTACATTAATATTTTTGCACCCGGAACAAAACCTGGTAAAGATACAGCATTATTGATTGGCTCAACAGTAGGTTTTAAAGGAGAGCTAATTTTACCAGCCGATGGTGATTATATTATTCAAGTTTATCAAATGCGTAATAGTGCCCGTAAAAATAAAACTGTGAAATATAATTTAGACCTTGAACTTTTAAATAAAGTAAAAAAATAA
- a CDS encoding ATP-binding cassette domain-containing protein has translation MTQQACVISQLTLEFPSKVMFKHLNFSLESNQVSALIGRNGQGKSLLMQMLNETLAADSIFISGQISWHVKHAYLPQLHRLTALTIAEALNILNIYQAFKRVEQGDASFEDYDLLEGKWDLPTLWNTLLENAGLPTDLDFPVKNLSEGQKTKLALSCLFLKTDHYLLLDEPSNHLDQESRQWLINHLKKHPAGGLIISHDRTLLNEVDHIYHLNEHGLHHTTGNYEKFYEQYQINIAALEQSIQQNQREVKHMKQKQHDVLMKAQKRERAGNKLRESNSQAKILLDFKKEQAGQSIAALQSQHQRQISNSQNELKDKKMLLETVKPQQFVFPTFQKKSGEILRIKKLKLKHGTQRPIDLAVQAAQKIHITGQNGIGKSTLLKAIYEQNKQPCDSIHLSVGCFYLDQNFSFLCDEMTVINNLTQLNNELSEVEWRNLLGQLRIRGDKGTQLLSQLSGGEKLKVALLALSQIKPTPELLLLDEPENHLDIESKELLAHAIQSYEGAVLLISHDPLFVENCGISESFTLAE, from the coding sequence ATGACTCAACAGGCATGTGTAATATCGCAACTTACCTTAGAATTCCCTTCAAAGGTAATGTTTAAGCATCTAAATTTTAGTCTTGAATCAAATCAGGTATCTGCACTAATTGGTCGTAATGGCCAAGGTAAATCTTTGCTTATGCAAATGTTAAATGAGACGCTTGCAGCAGATTCAATTTTTATTTCTGGCCAAATATCTTGGCATGTGAAGCATGCATATTTACCTCAATTACATCGTTTGACGGCGCTGACCATTGCCGAAGCATTAAATATCTTAAATATTTATCAGGCTTTTAAAAGAGTCGAACAAGGTGATGCTAGTTTTGAAGATTATGATTTATTAGAAGGTAAATGGGACTTACCCACCTTATGGAATACCCTATTAGAAAATGCTGGTTTACCAACAGATTTAGATTTTCCAGTTAAAAATTTAAGTGAAGGTCAAAAAACCAAGTTAGCTTTAAGCTGTTTATTTCTAAAAACAGATCACTATCTATTACTTGATGAGCCTAGCAATCATCTAGATCAGGAATCTAGGCAATGGTTAATTAATCATTTGAAAAAACACCCAGCAGGTGGACTGATTATTAGCCATGATCGGACTTTATTAAATGAAGTAGACCATATTTATCATTTAAATGAACATGGACTACATCACACCACAGGAAACTATGAAAAATTTTATGAGCAATATCAGATAAATATTGCTGCTCTGGAGCAATCCATTCAACAAAACCAACGTGAAGTTAAACACATGAAGCAAAAGCAGCATGATGTATTAATGAAAGCTCAAAAACGTGAGCGTGCTGGTAATAAATTAAGAGAATCAAATTCTCAAGCCAAAATTTTGCTCGACTTTAAAAAGGAACAAGCAGGCCAAAGTATTGCCGCTCTACAGTCTCAACATCAACGACAAATTTCGAACAGTCAAAATGAATTAAAAGACAAGAAAATGCTTCTTGAAACCGTCAAACCTCAACAGTTTGTATTCCCAACTTTTCAGAAGAAATCAGGTGAAATACTTCGTATTAAAAAACTTAAACTGAAACATGGAACTCAAAGACCCATTGATCTCGCTGTACAAGCTGCTCAAAAAATTCACATAACTGGACAAAATGGCATTGGAAAGTCAACTTTGCTTAAAGCAATTTATGAACAGAACAAGCAGCCATGTGACAGCATCCACTTATCTGTAGGGTGTTTCTATCTCGACCAGAACTTTAGCTTTTTATGTGACGAGATGACTGTGATTAACAATCTAACTCAACTGAATAATGAACTTTCAGAAGTCGAGTGGCGGAATTTATTAGGTCAACTCCGAATCCGCGGTGATAAAGGTACACAACTACTGTCTCAGCTAAGTGGTGGTGAAAAACTAAAAGTAGCTTTATTGGCTCTTAGTCAGATAAAACCTACACCTGAACTTCTGTTATTAGATGAACCCGAAAATCACTTAGATATTGAATCTAAGGAGTTACTCGCTCATGCAATTCAGAGTTATGAAGGCGCCGTATTACTCATTTCACACGACCCATTGTTTGTAGAAAATTGCGGTATAAGTGAGTCATTTACATTAGCCGAATAG
- a CDS encoding universal stress protein — protein sequence MNYQHIIVPVDGSEISLAAARQAAHIAKAFGSKLTAISLVAVDPFSGVDFYYISPVVKDYFVEARANAEKTLAKVKALCAEEGIDAETQIIQGEISSDGILKAVEDLGSDLIVIGSHGRKGFQKLILGSFAQDVLNSTKIQVLVVKE from the coding sequence ATGAATTATCAACATATTATTGTACCAGTAGATGGTTCTGAAATTTCTTTAGCAGCAGCTAGACAGGCAGCCCACATTGCAAAGGCATTTGGTAGTAAATTGACCGCCATTAGTTTGGTTGCGGTAGACCCTTTTAGTGGCGTAGATTTTTATTACATCTCACCTGTTGTAAAAGATTATTTTGTTGAAGCACGTGCCAATGCAGAAAAGACTCTCGCTAAAGTAAAAGCTTTATGTGCAGAAGAAGGTATTGATGCAGAGACTCAAATTATCCAAGGTGAAATTTCTTCAGATGGTATTTTGAAAGCTGTAGAAGACTTAGGTTCTGATTTGATTGTGATTGGTTCACATGGTCGTAAAGGCTTCCAAAAACTAATATTAGGTAGTTTTGCTCAAGATGTTTTAAATAGCACTAAAATTCAAGTTTTAGTCGTAAAAGAGTAA
- a CDS encoding RDD family protein, whose translation MSYKYEYAGFWLRFGAMIIDSLILFLAIIPAAWIFYRGDYDLVFATGLSSQPQNYLFDLIVNYAFPFLYSVLCWLYFAGTPGKRLMRLKVLDEKTGNKLTVMQSIIRYIGYIPSILVFGIGLFWVAFDSKKQGWHDKMAKTVVVREL comes from the coding sequence ATGTCTTATAAGTATGAGTATGCAGGGTTCTGGTTAAGATTTGGTGCAATGATTATTGATAGTCTGATTCTTTTTTTAGCAATTATTCCAGCGGCATGGATTTTTTATCGGGGAGATTATGACTTGGTTTTTGCTACTGGCTTAAGTAGTCAGCCACAAAATTATTTGTTCGATCTTATTGTGAACTATGCATTTCCTTTCTTGTATTCAGTTTTATGTTGGTTGTATTTTGCGGGAACACCTGGTAAACGTTTAATGCGATTAAAAGTTTTAGATGAAAAAACAGGCAATAAGCTCACTGTTATGCAAAGTATTATCCGCTACATTGGCTATATTCCATCAATTTTAGTGTTTGGCATTGGCCTTTTCTGGGTTGCATTTGATTCTAAAAAACAAGGGTGGCATGACAAAATGGCAAAAACAGTCGTAGTCAGAGAGCTATAA
- a CDS encoding benzoate/H(+) symporter BenE family transporter has translation MQKILQDFSIPAVFAGFITFLIGISVSAVLVIQAAQILGASPEQITSWFWALGLGIGLSGLILSWKFKYPVATSWSTAGLALIMATGSGYSLNEAIGAFLVGGLLTAILGFSGIFQKALSYIPQSLTSAMLAGVLLKFGISLFASLQNDWAFILSLLSIYVITKRLWPRYSIVFTAIAGIALCPVFLEFHMPTLQWSLAKPVWISPDFSWSALLGLALPLFVINMASQYLPGIAMIKSYGYKPHVNQLIGWTGLTQALLAPFGCYTVNIAAISAAVSLDDQVHPDPNKRYIAGMSCGFFYILMGLFAATLTSLLMSFPHIFIVALAGIALLGTISHNVAIAFAQVEEREAALFTFLCSASGIQFFGIGSAFWGLIVGILVFVILKFKTKRN, from the coding sequence ATGCAAAAGATTCTTCAAGATTTTTCAATTCCGGCAGTATTTGCTGGCTTTATTACTTTTTTAATCGGTATTAGTGTTTCGGCCGTTTTAGTCATTCAAGCGGCTCAAATTTTAGGTGCTTCACCTGAACAGATTACCTCTTGGTTTTGGGCATTAGGTCTAGGAATTGGCTTATCGGGACTCATTCTTTCTTGGAAATTTAAGTATCCCGTAGCGACTTCATGGTCAACCGCTGGTCTTGCTTTAATTATGGCAACAGGCAGTGGATATAGTTTAAATGAAGCGATTGGTGCTTTTTTAGTGGGTGGTTTACTCACTGCTATTTTGGGCTTTTCAGGTATTTTTCAAAAAGCTTTGTCATATATTCCTCAAAGCTTAACCAGTGCCATGCTTGCTGGAGTCTTACTCAAATTTGGTATCTCACTTTTCGCAAGTTTACAAAATGATTGGGCATTTATTTTGTCCTTACTTAGCATATATGTCATTACAAAAAGATTGTGGCCGCGTTATAGCATTGTATTTACCGCAATTGCAGGAATTGCCCTCTGCCCCGTTTTTTTAGAATTTCATATGCCTACACTTCAGTGGTCTTTAGCAAAGCCTGTTTGGATTAGTCCAGACTTTAGTTGGTCGGCACTGTTGGGCTTAGCTTTACCACTGTTTGTGATTAATATGGCCTCGCAATATTTACCGGGAATTGCCATGATCAAAAGTTATGGTTACAAACCACACGTTAACCAACTCATTGGCTGGACAGGTTTAACTCAAGCTTTGCTTGCCCCTTTTGGTTGTTACACCGTAAATATTGCTGCCATTAGTGCTGCGGTAAGCTTAGATGATCAAGTTCATCCTGACCCTAACAAACGCTATATTGCGGGCATGAGCTGCGGATTTTTCTACATCTTAATGGGCTTGTTTGCTGCAACACTCACAAGTTTATTGATGTCATTTCCTCACATTTTTATTGTAGCTTTGGCAGGCATTGCTTTACTTGGTACGATTAGCCACAACGTTGCAATTGCCTTTGCTCAAGTTGAAGAACGTGAAGCCGCATTATTTACCTTTTTATGTAGTGCTTCGGGTATTCAATTTTTCGGTATTGGTTCAGCATTTTGGGGATTAATTGTCGGTATCCTTGTATTTGTAATACTTAAATTTAAAACCAAAAGAAACTAA
- a CDS encoding Lrp/AsnC family transcriptional regulator — MEEQAENLTPLELKIMRALQENGRLSNAELAKLVGISTSSCWNHTQRLFKIGAILDVRARINPHTVQRGTVVLVGVVLDRSTPDSFQAFEQASGDLENVLECYLVAGEVDYFLKIRVKDLAAFNRFHSEKIIALPGVRQVRTFFVLNEVKTDGMLAF; from the coding sequence ATGGAAGAGCAAGCTGAAAATTTGACACCCCTTGAACTGAAAATTATGCGTGCTTTACAAGAAAATGGACGTTTAAGTAATGCTGAGTTGGCAAAACTTGTAGGCATTAGTACATCATCTTGTTGGAATCATACTCAGCGCCTTTTTAAGATTGGGGCCATCTTGGATGTTCGTGCTCGGATCAATCCCCATACCGTTCAACGTGGTACTGTGGTGTTAGTCGGTGTAGTTTTGGATCGTTCAACTCCTGATAGCTTTCAGGCTTTTGAACAAGCATCGGGTGATTTGGAAAATGTTTTAGAATGTTATCTGGTAGCTGGGGAAGTCGATTATTTTCTCAAAATCCGTGTTAAAGATTTAGCTGCGTTTAATCGATTTCATAGCGAAAAGATTATTGCTTTACCCGGAGTAAGACAAGTCAGAACATTTTTTGTGCTGAATGAAGTTAAAACAGATGGCATGCTGGCATTTTAA
- the leuE gene encoding leucine efflux protein LeuE, producing MFGITDLTTYIIGTFLIVLLPGPNSLYVMSIASRYGIKTGYMGAFGIFTGDLILMLCTVLGAASLLKAFPWVFVILKLTGALYLSYLGFKLLQGSIQRWKQRNQRQPEMADLPALDKIHPYKTALSISLLNPKAILFFLSFFVQFVEPDYAYPALSFLILAIILQIISFSYLTALIFSGIKLSAFFKENHKIAASGIFLVGILFFGFGLKLATSTI from the coding sequence GTGTTCGGCATAACAGACTTAACAACATATATTATTGGTACATTCCTAATTGTGTTATTGCCCGGACCCAATTCTCTTTATGTGATGTCAATTGCTTCACGTTACGGCATTAAAACCGGATATATGGGTGCATTCGGTATTTTCACCGGTGACCTTATTTTAATGCTGTGTACAGTGCTTGGTGCTGCTTCTTTACTTAAAGCCTTTCCATGGGTATTTGTTATTCTTAAATTAACAGGTGCACTTTATCTTTCTTACTTAGGCTTTAAACTATTACAAGGCAGTATTCAACGCTGGAAACAACGTAATCAACGTCAACCAGAAATGGCCGATTTACCCGCTTTAGATAAAATTCATCCTTATAAAACAGCACTTAGTATCAGTTTACTCAATCCTAAAGCAATTTTATTTTTCCTCTCTTTCTTTGTTCAATTTGTTGAACCAGACTACGCTTATCCTGCTCTGAGCTTTTTAATTTTAGCGATTATTTTACAGATTATTAGTTTTAGTTATTTAACTGCATTAATCTTCTCTGGCATCAAACTCTCGGCATTTTTTAAAGAGAACCATAAAATTGCAGCAAGCGGAATCTTTCTCGTAGGAATTCTATTTTTTGGGTTTGGTTTAAAACTAGCAACTTCAACGATTTAA
- the tal gene encoding transaldolase produces the protein MTHTALDQLKTLTTVVADSSDLDAIRKFRPLDATTNPSLITAAAEQPESKELIEDAYYQAKEEGYTNDELIERTIDILTVKFGVEILKLIEGRVSTEVDAALSYDTEATIQKAHELCELYKGYGIDQSRILIKIASTWEGIQAAKVLEAEGIACNLTLLFGLHQAQACADAKVTLISPFVGRILDWYKKAEGVDAYPIEKDPGVVSVKKIYTYYKQQNIPTQVMGASFRSIDQVLGLAGCDLLTISPSLLTQLEQDTRTVDAALDASQAKQAEAIVRPAQDEQSFKDELNHDLMAFQLLQGGVDGFIKARDQLSLLLRQSFGIDAEIKS, from the coding sequence ATGACTCATACAGCACTTGACCAATTAAAAACATTAACGACCGTTGTTGCCGACAGTAGTGACCTTGATGCAATTCGTAAATTCCGTCCATTAGACGCGACGACTAATCCTTCATTGATTACGGCAGCAGCAGAACAACCAGAAAGTAAAGAGCTCATTGAAGATGCTTATTATCAAGCCAAAGAAGAAGGCTATACCAATGATGAATTAATCGAAAGAACCATTGATATTCTAACCGTAAAATTTGGTGTAGAAATTTTAAAACTGATCGAAGGCCGAGTTTCAACAGAAGTGGATGCTGCACTTTCATATGACACTGAAGCAACTATTCAAAAAGCACATGAATTATGTGAACTTTACAAAGGTTATGGGATTGATCAGTCACGTATTCTGATTAAAATTGCTTCGACTTGGGAAGGTATTCAAGCTGCTAAAGTATTAGAAGCTGAAGGTATTGCTTGTAACCTCACCCTCCTTTTCGGTTTACATCAAGCTCAAGCATGTGCAGATGCAAAAGTAACTTTAATTTCGCCATTTGTAGGTCGTATCTTAGATTGGTACAAAAAAGCTGAAGGTGTAGATGCTTACCCAATCGAAAAAGACCCAGGTGTTGTATCAGTGAAGAAAATCTATACCTATTACAAACAGCAAAACATTCCAACTCAAGTGATGGGTGCAAGCTTCCGTAGCATCGACCAAGTACTTGGTCTTGCTGGATGTGATTTACTTACGATCTCACCAAGTTTACTTACCCAACTTGAGCAAGATACACGTACAGTTGATGCGGCACTTGATGCCTCTCAAGCAAAACAAGCAGAAGCGATTGTTCGACCAGCGCAAGATGAACAAAGCTTTAAAGATGAACTTAACCATGACTTAATGGCATTTCAGCTTTTACAAGGTGGTGTTGATGGCTTTATCAAAGCACGTGACCAATTAAGCCTTTTGTTACGTCAGTCTTTTGGAATTGATGCGGAAATAAAATCTTAA
- the yahB gene encoding LysR family transcriptional regulator — translation MNINQEQLLMFQAVIETGSFSAAARKLGKVPSAVSMSIANLEIDLNLTLFDRKGREPIPTDEARVLYEKTSQLLIEMNQWKQHAHALSTGLEANLTIVIVSELLHTNWTDYICLLENRFPDLQINIVSAPQEDALQMLLDGSAQLALMFERENLDNREQFVELKREALIPVISNNHPLASQNQVSYEQILTTRQIVVASRDETLKPELLFSKHYWRTDNHHSACLMILRNLGWGVLPQEMFKENPELKNKLKVLDLLDFTPRFEYYVDLVWSRESELGAAARYLIEYIRTQRMQQVP, via the coding sequence ATGAATATTAATCAAGAACAACTACTCATGTTTCAAGCTGTGATTGAAACTGGCTCTTTTTCTGCAGCAGCCCGTAAACTTGGCAAAGTTCCTTCGGCTGTAAGCATGTCTATTGCCAACTTAGAAATTGATCTGAACTTAACATTATTTGACCGTAAAGGCCGTGAACCTATTCCTACTGACGAAGCACGAGTTTTATATGAAAAGACATCTCAGCTTTTGATTGAGATGAATCAATGGAAACAACATGCTCATGCATTAAGTACAGGGTTAGAAGCTAATTTAACTATAGTGATTGTCTCTGAACTCTTACATACCAATTGGACTGACTATATTTGTCTTTTAGAGAACCGCTTTCCAGACTTACAAATTAATATTGTGTCTGCCCCTCAAGAAGATGCGCTCCAAATGCTATTGGACGGGTCTGCCCAACTTGCACTGATGTTTGAACGCGAGAACTTAGATAATAGAGAACAATTTGTAGAACTAAAACGTGAGGCTCTAATTCCAGTCATTTCAAATAACCATCCTCTAGCCAGCCAAAATCAGGTTTCTTATGAGCAGATCCTCACTACACGACAAATTGTAGTCGCAAGTCGTGATGAGACTTTAAAGCCTGAATTACTTTTTTCAAAACATTATTGGCGTACAGACAACCACCACTCTGCTTGTTTAATGATTTTACGTAATCTAGGTTGGGGTGTTCTTCCTCAAGAAATGTTTAAAGAAAACCCTGAATTAAAAAATAAACTTAAAGTATTGGATTTATTGGATTTCACTCCACGCTTTGAATATTATGTCGACTTGGTTTGGAGCCGGGAAAGTGAACTTGGTGCCGCTGCTAGATATCTCATTGAGTATATCCGTACGCAAAGAATGCAACAGGTGCCTTAA
- the aceI gene encoding chlorhexidine efflux PACE transporter AceI: MLISKRRLIHAISYEGILLVIIAIALSFIFDMPMEVTGTLGVFMAVVSVFWNMIFNHYFEKVEHKYNWERTIPVRILHAIGFEGGLLIATVPMIAYMMQMSVIDAFILDIGLTLCILVYTFIFQWCYDYIEDKFFPDAKAASLH; encoded by the coding sequence ATGTTGATTTCCAAGAGAAGACTCATTCATGCAATCAGTTATGAAGGAATTTTATTGGTCATCATTGCGATTGCATTAAGTTTTATTTTTGATATGCCGATGGAAGTGACCGGAACACTCGGTGTGTTTATGGCGGTGGTTTCAGTTTTCTGGAATATGATTTTTAACCATTATTTCGAAAAAGTAGAGCATAAATATAATTGGGAAAGAACGATCCCTGTACGGATTTTACATGCGATTGGTTTTGAAGGCGGTTTGCTGATTGCGACTGTACCGATGATCGCCTATATGATGCAGATGAGTGTTATTGATGCATTTATTTTAGATATTGGCTTAACCTTATGTATTTTGGTTTATACCTTTATTTTTCAGTGGTGTTATGACTATATCGAAGATAAATTTTTCCCCGATGCTAAAGCTGCATCACTTCATTAA